A stretch of the Terriglobia bacterium genome encodes the following:
- a CDS encoding TlpA family protein disulfide reductase, with the protein MRRIWPSLLATAVSGSVALAGGPGASLVGKPSPEWPVLRWVQGGPLSLSDLRGKVVLVRFFMDADCPYCSATAPALNALYREFGSRGLVVVGMYTPKPRPTPTTVEEVSRYVAAYGFLFPVAIDDEWSALRRLWLDRVPDAEFTSASLLIDREGIVRHVHPGGSFAANSKDAKARAEYAAMRAAVVSALGGRGED; encoded by the coding sequence ATGAGGCGAATCTGGCCGAGCCTGCTGGCCACTGCGGTGAGCGGTTCCGTGGCGCTCGCGGGCGGCCCGGGCGCGAGTCTCGTCGGCAAGCCGTCGCCGGAGTGGCCCGTCCTGCGCTGGGTTCAGGGGGGACCCCTCAGCCTCTCGGACCTTCGCGGCAAGGTCGTCCTCGTCCGGTTCTTCATGGACGCCGATTGCCCGTACTGCTCCGCCACCGCCCCCGCTCTCAACGCGCTCTACCGGGAATTCGGCTCGCGAGGCCTGGTGGTGGTCGGCATGTACACCCCGAAGCCGCGACCCACGCCCACGACCGTCGAGGAGGTGAGCCGATACGTCGCGGCGTACGGGTTCCTGTTCCCGGTGGCGATCGACGATGAGTGGAGCGCGTTGCGCCGCCTCTGGCTCGACCGGGTCCCGGACGCCGAGTTCACGTCGGCGTCGCTGCTCATCGACCGGGAGGGGATCGTTCGCCACGTGCACCCGGGCGGTTCGTTCGCGGCGAACTCGAAGGACGCGAAGGCGCGGGCGGAGTACGCGGCGATGCGCGCCGCCGTGGTGTCGGCGCTGGGGGGCCGCGGCGAGGATTGA
- a CDS encoding methyltransferase domain-containing protein, giving the protein MRPVAERSGGLRSLLGRFVGREIESRIADNFRDLDPAGVERITASLKESYFSRSYLAERQADSLDAYLASDAGGSDLRDHLSRRLEGFRTTVVPWLDHAKPLSGSTVLEIGCGTGSSTVALAEQGAKVTAVDVAEESLAVARDRCRVYGLDVELLECNATEVGGRLSDRRFDFVILFACLEHMTHGERMIAMTDTWGMLSPGALWCVVETPNRLWFFDHHTSLLPFYPWLPDDLALLYSRFSPRPSFRGSYPECTGDAMQRFLRRGRGVSYHEFDLTLKRAEELRVISSLPLYLRGRSLRREVAWRRSLDHRFESFLARVGPAIHRGFYQPSLDLIIVKE; this is encoded by the coding sequence ATGCGCCCAGTGGCCGAACGGTCGGGTGGGCTCCGGTCTCTGCTCGGACGATTCGTCGGCCGCGAGATCGAGTCCCGGATCGCCGACAACTTCAGGGACCTCGATCCCGCCGGCGTCGAGCGGATCACCGCCTCGCTGAAGGAGAGCTACTTCTCCCGGTCGTATCTCGCGGAGCGACAGGCGGATTCCCTCGACGCGTACCTCGCCTCGGACGCCGGGGGGAGTGACCTGCGCGACCACCTTTCCCGGCGGTTGGAGGGCTTCCGCACCACGGTCGTTCCGTGGCTCGACCATGCCAAGCCCCTGTCCGGCTCGACCGTTCTCGAGATCGGTTGCGGCACGGGCTCGTCCACCGTGGCACTTGCAGAGCAAGGCGCGAAGGTCACCGCGGTGGACGTCGCCGAGGAGAGCCTCGCCGTGGCGCGGGATCGATGTCGAGTCTACGGCCTGGACGTGGAGCTGCTCGAGTGCAACGCGACGGAGGTCGGCGGAAGGCTCTCCGACCGGCGCTTCGATTTCGTCATCCTCTTCGCCTGCCTGGAGCACATGACCCACGGCGAGAGGATGATCGCGATGACGGACACGTGGGGCATGCTGTCCCCCGGCGCCCTGTGGTGCGTCGTGGAGACGCCCAATCGCCTCTGGTTTTTCGACCACCACACGTCCCTCCTGCCGTTCTACCCCTGGCTCCCGGACGACCTCGCGCTCCTGTACTCGCGCTTCAGCCCGAGGCCGTCGTTCCGGGGGTCGTATCCCGAGTGCACGGGCGACGCGATGCAGCGGTTCCTGAGGCGCGGGCGCGGCGTGAGCTACCACGAGTTCGACCTGACGCTGAAGCGGGCCGAGGAGCTTCGGGTGATCAGCAGCCTTCCCCTCTACCTCAGGGGGAGGAGCCTGAGGCGGGAGGTCGCCTGGAGGCGGTCTCTCGATCATCGGTTCGAGTCGTTCCTGGCGCGCGTCGGGCCCGCGATTCATCGGGGCTTCTATCAACCTTCCCTGGATCTGATCATCGTCAAAGAGTGA
- a CDS encoding TIR domain-containing protein — MARRVFFSFHYTNDIWRANQVRNAHVAAGAGAAGFFDRSEYAEAKRSGKDGIARMILRHLRGTSVTVVLIGRETAERPWVKYQIEKSIERKNGLVGIYIHHMKDANGEPSPCRGGKPVVPEGVEFPAYDWDDRLERFRWEIEAAGQRSDALRSTRPPRDGEVRGMNGS; from the coding sequence ATGGCACGGCGAGTCTTCTTCAGCTTCCACTACACGAACGACATCTGGCGAGCGAACCAGGTTCGGAACGCCCATGTCGCCGCGGGAGCGGGGGCGGCCGGCTTCTTCGATCGCTCGGAATACGCGGAGGCCAAGAGGTCGGGCAAGGACGGCATCGCGCGCATGATCCTCCGGCACCTCAGGGGCACCTCGGTCACGGTCGTCCTGATCGGACGGGAGACCGCGGAGCGCCCCTGGGTGAAGTACCAGATCGAGAAGTCCATCGAGCGGAAGAACGGCCTCGTCGGCATCTACATCCATCACATGAAGGACGCGAATGGCGAGCCGTCGCCCTGCCGCGGAGGCAAGCCGGTCGTCCCGGAAGGCGTGGAGTTCCCCGCCTACGATTGGGACGATCGCCTCGAGAGATTCCGGTGGGAGATCGAGGCCGCGGGACAACGCTCGGACGCGCTCCGCAGCACGCGCCCACCGCGCGACGGGGAAGTTCGCGGCATGAACGGCTCGTGA
- a CDS encoding CPBP family intramembrane metalloprotease, producing MPAVETDTRPGAPKLVAPRWHTALLVAVFLAFTVAGVFFQKAALRDPSAVRPPTLVPLYLSMLALEWGLLYFVWKGGLRRSGTTLRELIGGRWTGIKDPLVDVALGGGLWALWKAAETGADRLLGEGHAASIEPLLPRRPVEIALWVLLSLSAGICEEVVFRGYFQRQFEVLARHRWAGLVLQALLFGVAHGYQGVLACSKIAVLGAAYGGLAIWRRSLRPGMIAHAGTDVLGGIFGI from the coding sequence ATGCCCGCTGTCGAAACCGACACTCGCCCCGGCGCCCCGAAGCTCGTCGCGCCCCGGTGGCACACCGCTCTGCTCGTGGCGGTCTTTCTCGCGTTCACCGTCGCGGGCGTGTTCTTCCAGAAGGCGGCGCTCAGGGACCCCTCCGCGGTGCGCCCCCCCACGCTCGTCCCCCTGTATCTCTCGATGCTCGCCCTGGAATGGGGACTGCTGTACTTCGTGTGGAAGGGCGGGCTGCGCCGCAGCGGAACGACGCTGCGGGAGCTCATCGGGGGACGGTGGACAGGTATCAAGGATCCTCTCGTCGATGTCGCGCTCGGGGGGGGGCTCTGGGCGCTGTGGAAAGCCGCCGAGACCGGAGCGGACCGGCTTCTCGGAGAGGGGCACGCGGCCTCGATAGAACCGCTCTTGCCGCGGCGGCCCGTCGAGATCGCGCTCTGGGTTCTGCTCTCCCTGAGCGCCGGGATCTGCGAAGAGGTGGTCTTCCGAGGGTACTTCCAGCGTCAATTCGAGGTTCTGGCGCGCCATCGATGGGCGGGCCTGGTCCTCCAGGCCCTGCTCTTCGGGGTGGCGCACGGTTACCAGGGAGTGCTCGCGTGCTCGAAGATCGCCGTGCTCGGGGCCGCGTACGGAGGGCTCGCGATCTGGCGCCGAAGCCTTCGCCCCGGCATGATCGCGCATGCGGGGACCGACGTTTTGGGAGGCATCTTCGGGATTTGA
- a CDS encoding CPBP family intramembrane metalloprotease, which produces MSKGSARASNGFPAALLCAEAAILVTAYGVGVGRIEAPISVLLRGTPRGYLLAAFAELAVVVGVVYLLNGLRLHRRGAGPARADRRFVATRCSEAILLLGVMALALRFLVPGLDASEFARRGLGAPGALLRFAWTLPFGVLAEEVVFRASQDRLRRCLGGWPTLVTIPVLFAFYHSTPGRTASSLDLALLASLAAGGWIISRLYEATGSLAAAVGVHLAYDFLAVGQAWLNVFRGRAIEAAYFAVWLVGSAALAFAGARRALKLTRVAGEADRHGGHGRTWPEIIPAPAWARWAIALVLAVGLPVLLSRIRSGG; this is translated from the coding sequence ATGAGCAAGGGTTCCGCACGGGCTTCGAACGGTTTCCCGGCGGCCCTTCTCTGCGCCGAGGCCGCGATCCTCGTCACCGCCTACGGCGTCGGCGTCGGCCGTATCGAGGCGCCGATCTCGGTGCTGCTCCGCGGGACGCCGAGGGGGTACCTCTTGGCAGCGTTCGCGGAGCTTGCGGTGGTCGTGGGCGTCGTTTACCTCCTGAACGGCCTCCGCCTGCACCGGAGGGGCGCGGGTCCCGCGCGAGCCGATCGTCGATTCGTCGCGACCCGCTGCTCGGAGGCGATCCTTCTCCTCGGCGTCATGGCGCTCGCGTTGCGCTTCCTCGTCCCCGGTCTCGATGCGTCGGAATTCGCCCGCAGAGGACTGGGAGCGCCCGGCGCCCTGTTGCGGTTCGCATGGACTCTGCCGTTCGGCGTCCTTGCCGAGGAGGTGGTGTTCAGGGCAAGCCAGGATCGGCTTCGCCGTTGCCTCGGCGGGTGGCCGACCCTCGTCACGATCCCCGTCTTGTTCGCCTTCTATCACTCGACGCCGGGCCGCACGGCATCCTCCCTCGATCTGGCGCTGCTGGCGTCTCTGGCCGCCGGCGGATGGATCATCTCGCGGCTCTACGAAGCCACGGGCAGCCTCGCAGCCGCTGTCGGTGTGCACCTCGCGTACGATTTCCTGGCGGTAGGGCAGGCGTGGCTCAACGTCTTTCGGGGCAGGGCGATCGAAGCCGCCTACTTCGCCGTATGGCTGGTGGGGTCTGCGGCCCTCGCGTTCGCGGGGGCCCGTCGAGCCTTGAAGCTCACCCGAGTGGCCGGCGAAGCCGACCGCCATGGAGGGCACGGACGCACTTGGCCTGAGATCATCCCGGCGCCTGCCTGGGCCCGCTGGGCCATCGCGCTCGTGCTGGCGGTCGGCCTGCCGGTCCTCCTATCCCGGATCCGGTCGGGCGGCTGA
- a CDS encoding sigma-70 family RNA polymerase sigma factor, translating into MTDFSAIYREHAPGVFRFALYLTGNRSEAEDITSETFVRLWTSPEPVRMATVKGYLCTIARNLFLKGLRKEKRHGALDESLPDGRPDPEATADRRAEFRATLAALKGLPEADRSALLMRAIESMPYDEIARALGISVGAAKVKVHRARRALSRLRES; encoded by the coding sequence ATGACCGACTTCAGCGCCATCTACCGGGAGCACGCCCCCGGCGTCTTCCGCTTCGCGCTCTACCTCACCGGTAACCGGAGCGAGGCGGAGGACATCACCTCGGAGACCTTCGTTCGCCTGTGGACTTCCCCCGAGCCGGTCCGGATGGCCACGGTGAAGGGTTACCTCTGCACGATCGCGAGAAACCTGTTCCTCAAAGGCCTGAGGAAGGAGAAACGCCACGGCGCGCTGGACGAGAGCCTGCCGGACGGACGGCCGGACCCGGAAGCGACCGCGGATCGGCGGGCCGAGTTCCGGGCCACGCTCGCCGCCCTAAAGGGGTTGCCGGAGGCGGATCGTTCGGCCCTCCTCATGAGGGCGATCGAGTCGATGCCTTACGACGAGATCGCCCGGGCGCTCGGGATCTCGGTCGGCGCGGCGAAGGTCAAGGTGCACCGCGCTCGCCGCGCGCTGTCTCGGCTCAGGGAGTCCTAG
- a CDS encoding amidase, producing the protein MPDRREFLKTGLIGAAAVAASSRLELGAQAPAPVPAFELEEFTLAELGAGLASGRFTSQQLVQAYSQRIADIDRQGPTLRAVLEMNPDAMALALKADEERKAGGALRPLHGIPVLVKDNVATADRMSTSAGSLALADARSPKDSFVAAQLRRAGAILLGKTNLSEWANLRSTHSSSGWSGRGGQTRCPYALDRSPSGSSSGSGAAVSASECPVAIGSETDGSIVSPACANGLVGIKPTVGLVGRTGIVPISHTQDTAGPMARTVADAAVLLSAIAGADPDDAAARGSAGKTQDYVQALDPGGLKGARLGVVRKYAGESRAVDALFDDALQVLRGAGAEIVDPVEIGGLGQFEAQELMVLLYEFKAGLDAYFRWFGPSSPLKSLADAIEFNERHAEREMPYFGQELFQQAQEKGPLSTPEYLKALSQCRRQSREEGIDGASRKHRLDALICPTGTAAWPIDLVNGDGGYLSSSTLAAVAGYPHVTLPMGYVFGLPVGISFFGRAWAEATLIRLAYAFEQRTRFRKAPKFLPTAEVK; encoded by the coding sequence ATGCCGGATCGTCGTGAGTTCCTGAAGACGGGCCTGATCGGTGCGGCCGCCGTCGCCGCGTCCTCTCGACTCGAGCTCGGGGCGCAGGCGCCCGCGCCGGTTCCGGCGTTCGAGCTCGAGGAGTTCACCTTGGCGGAGCTCGGTGCCGGGCTCGCGTCCGGGCGATTCACGTCGCAGCAGCTGGTGCAGGCGTATTCGCAGCGGATTGCCGACATCGACCGGCAGGGCCCGACGCTCCGTGCCGTCCTCGAGATGAACCCGGACGCGATGGCCCTCGCTCTCAAGGCCGACGAGGAGCGGAAGGCCGGAGGGGCGCTTAGGCCCCTCCACGGCATTCCGGTGCTGGTCAAGGACAACGTCGCGACCGCCGACCGGATGTCGACCTCGGCGGGGTCGCTCGCGCTCGCGGACGCGAGGTCTCCGAAGGACTCGTTCGTCGCGGCGCAGCTGCGCAGGGCGGGAGCGATCCTGCTCGGGAAGACCAATCTGAGCGAGTGGGCGAACCTCCGCTCCACGCACTCCTCGAGCGGCTGGAGCGGGCGGGGCGGCCAGACGCGCTGCCCCTACGCGCTCGATCGCAGTCCCTCGGGGTCGAGCTCCGGCTCGGGGGCGGCGGTCAGCGCGAGCGAGTGCCCGGTGGCGATCGGCTCGGAGACGGACGGCTCGATCGTTTCGCCCGCGTGCGCGAACGGCCTGGTCGGGATCAAGCCCACGGTCGGGCTCGTCGGCCGCACGGGAATCGTCCCCATCTCCCACACGCAGGACACCGCCGGCCCGATGGCGCGCACGGTCGCCGACGCCGCGGTTCTTCTCTCGGCGATCGCGGGGGCCGATCCGGACGATGCCGCGGCGAGAGGATCCGCCGGCAAGACGCAGGACTACGTCCAGGCGCTCGATCCGGGAGGGCTGAAGGGCGCCCGCCTCGGCGTCGTGCGCAAGTACGCGGGCGAGAGCCGCGCGGTGGACGCGCTGTTCGACGACGCGCTCCAGGTGCTCCGGGGGGCGGGGGCGGAGATCGTCGACCCGGTCGAGATCGGGGGCCTGGGCCAGTTCGAGGCGCAGGAGCTGATGGTTCTCCTGTACGAGTTCAAGGCCGGACTGGACGCGTACTTCCGGTGGTTCGGGCCGAGCTCTCCCCTCAAGTCGCTGGCCGACGCCATCGAGTTCAACGAGCGGCACGCCGAGCGGGAGATGCCGTACTTCGGGCAGGAGCTGTTCCAGCAAGCGCAGGAAAAGGGTCCGCTGTCCACGCCGGAGTATCTGAAGGCGCTCTCGCAATGCCGGCGGCAGTCGCGCGAGGAAGGGATCGACGGCGCCTCGCGCAAGCACCGGCTGGATGCGCTGATCTGCCCGACGGGGACGGCCGCGTGGCCCATCGACCTCGTGAACGGCGACGGCGGCTACCTTAGCTCGTCGACCCTCGCGGCCGTGGCCGGGTATCCGCACGTGACGCTGCCGATGGGATACGTGTTCGGGCTGCCGGTGGGCATCTCGTTCTTCGGGCGCGCCTGGGCCGAGGCGACGCTGATCAGGCTCGCGTACGCCTTCGAGCAGCGGACCAGGTTCCGGAAGGCGCCGAAGTTCCTCCCGACGGCCGAGGTGAAGTAG
- a CDS encoding PilZ domain-containing protein — MKPNWCPRCGSLHAPRRPDCPVEIRATEPERHGWRVTVATPVGVEAYGVLVARCEEGWRARILTYPNVLWTIPGGEVSMKFLGPTPQEVERSAIAFIEDHISKRGYSRRDALEPVQAGPIPVEHRARADAGPARPKRGAPAPRKLRTIPLLFGPVRPQRRAVTGNLSETGLFVVTDAPLSRGSPIAIELETDAYSIRVRGTVVWNRRKPGIGRLAGMGIRLDDRPALYTQFVRQIP, encoded by the coding sequence GTGAAGCCGAACTGGTGCCCCCGCTGCGGATCACTCCACGCCCCACGCCGTCCCGACTGTCCCGTGGAGATCCGCGCCACCGAGCCCGAGCGGCATGGATGGAGGGTCACGGTCGCGACGCCGGTCGGCGTCGAGGCGTACGGCGTCCTCGTGGCCCGCTGCGAGGAGGGATGGCGGGCCCGGATCCTGACCTACCCCAACGTCCTCTGGACCATTCCCGGCGGCGAGGTCTCGATGAAGTTCCTCGGTCCGACGCCGCAGGAGGTCGAGCGAAGCGCGATCGCGTTCATCGAGGATCACATCTCGAAGCGGGGGTACTCGCGGCGCGACGCTCTCGAGCCGGTGCAGGCGGGGCCGATACCCGTGGAGCACCGCGCGCGCGCCGACGCCGGGCCGGCCCGTCCGAAGCGCGGAGCGCCCGCCCCCCGAAAGCTGCGGACGATCCCCCTGCTGTTCGGACCGGTGAGACCGCAGAGGAGAGCCGTCACCGGGAACCTGTCGGAGACGGGTCTCTTCGTCGTGACCGACGCCCCCCTGAGCCGCGGGAGCCCGATCGCGATCGAGCTCGAGACCGACGCGTACTCGATACGGGTTCGCGGAACCGTGGTCTGGAACCGGCGCAAGCCGGGGATCGGACGGCTCGCGGGGATGGGAATCCGCCTGGACGACCGGCCGGCCCTGTACACGCAGTTCGTCCGCCAGATTCCCTGA